A single region of the Solwaraspora sp. WMMD406 genome encodes:
- a CDS encoding S1C family serine protease, which produces MTSGFDQRFASAPQPPGPRHAVPDGSPPLPAVDGERIGSGTPAGSAASPGFDQPDPDDPQAASGQPDPVHRPTGSDQPDPARQAGVWGPPHADLLRAMPRRRSWTGVTALLLVVGLGAVVGLQAYRIDQLTTRLAQADQRLDRAQGADASRFDLVEARTAELERQVGAAFDPEAIASAVLPSVFRVTAGRFTGTAFAVGESDDGDTDLFTNYHVIESAYLAGNRRVFLERDGQQIPATIVRVDSDSDVAHLRTARSFTGLVPATGAVNAGQQIVVVGAPLGLADTVTTGVVSALRQSEEGSGPVIQFDAPINPGNSGGPVVNSDKQVVGIAAAKARDAEGIGLAVPIQTACDAFDVC; this is translated from the coding sequence ATGACCAGTGGGTTCGATCAGCGCTTCGCGTCCGCCCCGCAGCCGCCGGGTCCGCGCCACGCCGTCCCGGACGGCTCGCCGCCGCTTCCGGCCGTCGACGGGGAGCGGATCGGGTCGGGCACCCCCGCTGGATCCGCCGCGTCGCCCGGGTTCGACCAGCCCGATCCCGACGACCCGCAGGCCGCGTCCGGTCAGCCGGATCCGGTGCACCGACCGACCGGGTCCGATCAGCCGGATCCCGCACGGCAGGCCGGGGTATGGGGACCACCGCACGCGGACCTGCTCCGTGCGATGCCCCGACGCCGATCCTGGACGGGAGTCACGGCACTGCTGCTCGTGGTGGGACTCGGTGCCGTGGTCGGTCTGCAGGCGTACCGGATCGACCAGCTCACCACCCGACTCGCGCAGGCCGATCAGCGGCTGGATCGGGCGCAGGGCGCGGACGCCAGCCGGTTCGACCTCGTCGAGGCGCGCACCGCCGAGCTTGAACGGCAGGTCGGGGCGGCCTTCGACCCGGAGGCGATCGCCAGCGCGGTCCTGCCGAGTGTCTTCCGGGTCACCGCCGGCCGGTTCACCGGCACCGCCTTCGCCGTCGGCGAGTCCGACGACGGCGACACCGATCTGTTCACCAACTACCACGTCATCGAATCGGCGTATCTTGCCGGCAACCGGCGGGTCTTCCTGGAACGCGACGGCCAGCAGATCCCGGCCACCATCGTCCGGGTCGACTCCGACAGCGACGTCGCCCACCTGCGGACCGCGCGGTCGTTCACCGGGCTCGTCCCCGCCACCGGGGCGGTGAACGCCGGGCAGCAGATCGTCGTGGTCGGTGCCCCGCTCGGCCTGGCCGACACCGTGACCACCGGCGTGGTCAGCGCGTTGCGGCAGAGCGAGGAGGGCTCCGGTCCGGTGATCCAGTTCGACGCCCCGATCAACCCCGGCAACTCCGGGGGTCCGGTGGTGAACAGCGACAAGCAGGTGGTGGGAATCGCCGCCGCCAAGGCCCGCGACGCCGAGGGCATCGGACTCGCGGTGCCGATCCAGACCGCCTGCGACGCCTTCGACGTCTGCTGA
- a CDS encoding ribonuclease D: MSAPAPTSDVVGPDPSPGGPVPLIAPRDGTPAPVATAQALAEVVTRFAAGSGPVAIDAERASGYRYSQRAYLVQLRRAGSGTALIDPLPFDDLASLDAAVADTEWVLHAASQDLPCLADLGLRPRRLFDTELAARLAGFERVGLAALTEALLGFSLEKHHSAADWSTRPLPESWLTYAALDVELLVDLRDVLAGELERQGKQRWAAEEFAALVAWGSQPPKVRPEPWRRTSGIHRVRGTRAQARVRALWYARDEIAARRDSAPGRVLPDSAIVAAAELDPRDERALLALPGFNGRSVRRLARIWLDALHAARELPDDALPVSPVVDGPPPPHRWAERDPVAAARLARCREVVIRTAAANVLPPENLITPDSIRRLAWTPPDEISEESVAATLRGFGARAWQVALLVAELTIALRDP, from the coding sequence CTGTCGGCCCCGGCGCCGACGTCCGATGTCGTGGGGCCCGACCCCTCGCCCGGCGGGCCTGTTCCGTTGATCGCCCCGCGCGACGGCACCCCGGCGCCGGTGGCCACCGCGCAGGCCCTCGCCGAGGTGGTGACTCGCTTCGCCGCCGGCAGCGGTCCGGTCGCCATCGACGCCGAACGCGCCTCCGGCTACCGCTACAGCCAGCGGGCGTACCTGGTCCAGTTGCGTCGCGCCGGTTCGGGTACTGCGCTGATCGACCCGTTGCCCTTCGACGACCTGGCCTCTCTCGACGCCGCCGTCGCCGACACCGAATGGGTGCTGCACGCGGCCAGTCAGGACCTGCCGTGCCTGGCCGACCTCGGGCTGCGGCCGCGCCGGCTGTTCGACACCGAACTCGCCGCCCGCCTGGCCGGGTTCGAACGCGTCGGGTTGGCGGCGCTCACCGAGGCGCTCCTCGGCTTCTCCCTGGAGAAGCACCACTCGGCCGCCGACTGGTCCACCCGGCCGCTGCCGGAGTCCTGGCTCACCTACGCCGCGCTCGACGTCGAGCTGCTGGTCGATTTGCGCGACGTACTCGCCGGCGAGCTGGAACGGCAGGGCAAACAGCGCTGGGCGGCGGAGGAGTTCGCCGCGCTGGTCGCCTGGGGCAGCCAGCCACCGAAGGTACGGCCGGAGCCGTGGCGCCGTACCTCCGGCATCCACCGGGTCCGAGGGACCAGGGCACAGGCGCGGGTACGGGCCCTGTGGTACGCCCGTGACGAGATCGCCGCCCGGCGGGACTCGGCACCGGGTCGGGTGTTGCCCGACTCCGCGATCGTCGCCGCCGCCGAGCTCGATCCCCGCGACGAGCGGGCGCTGCTGGCGTTGCCGGGCTTCAACGGTCGGTCGGTCCGGCGGCTGGCCCGGATCTGGCTCGACGCGTTGCACGCCGCGCGCGAGCTGCCCGACGACGCGCTGCCGGTCAGCCCGGTGGTCGACGGTCCGCCGCCGCCGCATCGCTGGGCCGAGCGGGATCCGGTCGCCGCCGCCCGGCTGGCCCGCTGCCGTGAGGTGGTGATCCGTACCGCGGCGGCGAACGTGCTGCCGCCCGAGAACCTGATCACGCCGGATTCGATCCGGCGGCTCGCCTGGACCCCGCCGGACGAGATCAGCGAGGAGTCGGTGGCGGCCACGCTGCGCGGATTCGGTGCCCGTGCCTGGCAGGTCGCGCTGCTCGTCGCCGAGTTGACGATCGCGCTTCGGGATCCCTGA
- the galE gene encoding UDP-glucose 4-epimerase GalE, whose product MKVLIAGGAGFIGSTIASACLDAGIVPVVLDNLSTGRVEFTRDRIFYHGDIADGALIDRIFADHPQIEAVVHAAALIVVPESVARPLRYYRENVAKSIDFVDHLLRNGAQRYLFSSSAAIYRPGTDFSVDESSPLEPTSPYARTKAMMELMLADCAAATGLRALSLRYFNPIGADPQLRTGLQIRQPTHVLGKLISAAENDEEFLITGVDWPTRDGSGIRDYIHVWDLARAHVRALRHFDEVLAPDAPRRYDVLNLGTGDGTTVREFVDAFRSVVGTPLRVREAPARPGDSAGSYTRSVRARQLLDWKPELSIADGIRDSLAWSARRDEVLGSA is encoded by the coding sequence GTGAAGGTCCTGATCGCGGGTGGAGCCGGCTTCATCGGCAGTACGATCGCCTCCGCCTGCCTCGACGCCGGCATCGTGCCCGTGGTGCTCGACAACCTCAGCACCGGTCGGGTCGAGTTCACCCGCGACCGGATCTTCTACCACGGCGACATCGCCGACGGCGCGCTGATCGACCGGATCTTCGCCGACCACCCGCAGATCGAAGCGGTGGTGCACGCCGCCGCGCTGATCGTGGTCCCCGAGTCGGTCGCCCGGCCGCTGCGGTACTACCGGGAGAACGTGGCCAAGTCGATCGACTTCGTCGACCACCTGCTCCGCAACGGGGCACAGCGATATCTGTTCAGCTCGTCGGCCGCGATCTACCGCCCGGGTACGGACTTCTCGGTCGACGAGTCCTCTCCGTTGGAGCCGACCAGCCCGTACGCCCGTACCAAGGCGATGATGGAGCTGATGCTGGCCGACTGCGCCGCCGCCACCGGGCTGCGGGCCCTGTCCCTGCGCTACTTCAACCCTATCGGCGCCGACCCGCAGCTGCGCACCGGACTGCAGATCCGCCAGCCGACCCACGTGCTCGGCAAACTGATCAGTGCCGCCGAGAACGACGAGGAATTCCTGATCACCGGGGTGGACTGGCCGACCCGCGACGGTTCCGGCATCCGCGACTACATCCACGTCTGGGACCTGGCGCGGGCCCACGTACGGGCGCTGCGTCACTTCGACGAGGTCCTGGCCCCCGACGCGCCCCGACGCTACGACGTACTCAACCTGGGCACCGGCGACGGCACGACCGTCCGGGAGTTCGTCGACGCCTTCCGTTCGGTCGTCGGCACACCACTACGGGTTCGGGAGGCGCCGGCCCGCCCTGGCGACTCCGCCGGCTCGTACACCCGCAGTGTCCGGGCCCGCCAGCTGCTCGACTGGAAACCGGAACTGTCGATCGCCGACGGCATCCGGGACTCGCTGGCCTGGTCCGCCCGCCGCGACGAGGTGCTCGGCTCGGCGTGA
- a CDS encoding thiolase family protein gives MPREIREVVFVDGVRTPFGKAGGMYAHTRADDLVIRCIRELLRRNPQLPPDRVEEVAIAATTQTGDQGLTIGRTAALLSGLPKTVPGFAIDRMCAGAMTAVTSVAGGIAMGAYDVAVAGGVEHMGRHPMGEGVDPNPRILAEKLVDPSALIMGATAENLHDRLPGITRARTDAYALASQIKTAKAYANGKLQPDLVPVAIRDPEAGWGLATVDEAPRDTSLEKLATLKTPFRPHGRVTAGNAAGLNDGATASLLAAEDVARELGLPVAMRLVSYGFVGVEPEVMGVGPIPSTEKALRLAGLSIDDIGLFELNEAFAIQVLAFLDHFGIADDDPRVNPWGGAIAIGHPLASSGVRLMTQLARQFAEHPEVRYGITAMCIGIGMGGTVIWENPAWTGSAQQGDEDQ, from the coding sequence GTGCCGCGTGAAATCCGGGAGGTCGTCTTCGTCGACGGCGTCCGCACCCCGTTCGGCAAAGCCGGCGGGATGTACGCCCACACCCGCGCTGACGACCTCGTCATCCGGTGCATCCGCGAACTGCTGCGGCGCAACCCCCAGCTGCCACCGGACCGGGTCGAAGAGGTCGCCATCGCGGCCACCACCCAGACCGGCGACCAGGGCCTGACCATCGGCCGTACCGCCGCCCTGCTGTCCGGGCTGCCCAAGACCGTACCCGGCTTCGCGATCGACCGGATGTGCGCCGGCGCCATGACGGCGGTCACCTCGGTCGCCGGCGGCATCGCCATGGGCGCCTACGACGTCGCCGTCGCCGGCGGCGTCGAACACATGGGCCGGCACCCGATGGGCGAAGGCGTCGACCCCAACCCGCGCATCCTCGCCGAGAAGCTGGTCGACCCGTCCGCGCTGATCATGGGGGCGACCGCCGAGAACCTGCACGACCGGCTGCCGGGCATCACCCGGGCCCGCACCGACGCGTACGCCCTCGCCTCCCAGATCAAGACCGCCAAGGCGTACGCCAACGGCAAGCTGCAGCCCGACCTGGTCCCGGTGGCGATCCGCGACCCGGAGGCCGGCTGGGGCCTGGCCACCGTCGACGAGGCGCCCCGGGACACCTCCCTGGAGAAGCTGGCCACCCTCAAGACGCCGTTCCGGCCGCACGGGCGGGTCACCGCCGGCAACGCCGCCGGGCTCAACGACGGCGCCACCGCCAGCCTGCTCGCCGCCGAGGACGTCGCCCGCGAGCTGGGCCTGCCGGTCGCGATGCGGCTGGTCTCGTACGGTTTCGTCGGTGTCGAGCCGGAGGTGATGGGCGTCGGGCCGATCCCGTCGACCGAGAAGGCGCTGCGACTGGCCGGGTTGAGCATCGACGACATCGGCCTGTTCGAGCTCAACGAGGCCTTCGCGATCCAGGTGCTGGCCTTCCTCGATCACTTCGGCATCGCCGACGACGACCCCCGGGTCAACCCGTGGGGTGGGGCGATCGCCATCGGGCACCCGCTGGCGTCGTCCGGCGTACGGCTGATGACCCAGCTGGCCCGGCAGTTCGCCGAACATCCCGAGGTTCGCTACGGCATCACGGCGATGTGCATCGGCATCGGCATGGGTGGCACGGTCATCTGGGAGAACCCGGCCTGGACCGGTTCGGCACAGCAGGGAGACGAGGACCAATGA
- a CDS encoding 3-hydroxyacyl-CoA dehydrogenase NAD-binding domain-containing protein, producing MTTLDNPAEVVTKALVREVRVPGLDRPAALITLDNGLDHRKPNTLGPAGLAELDTAITTALAAEPAFVAITGKPYVFCVGADLTGMPLLTTREQALEIGRMGHRIFARLRDSAVPTFAFVNGAAMGGGLELALHCHYRTLSGGVAALALPEVSLGLIPGWGGTQLLPHLIGIPAAAQVIISNPLTQNRMLKARQAAEMGVADVLLEPADFLERSLEWAADVVRGEVSVTRPEIDKEMWEGVLYFARHQLDQRLHGAVPSAYRALDLLALAKEASFADGTAAEDEALADLILSEEMRASLYAFDLVQRRAKRPVGAPDAELARPVTKVGIVGAGLMASQLALLFARRLQVPVVLTDLDQSRVDAGVGYVHAEIEKQVGKGRMDTGTAAKLLTLVSGAVDKSAFADADFVIEAVFEDLKVKKQVWAEVEAIVGPQTILATNTSSLSVTEMATDLDHPERLVGFHFFNPVAVLPLLEIVRGERTDDATLATAFAVGKELRKSCVLVSDAPAFVVNRLLTRFLGEILAAIDAGTDPQTADAAVDSLGLPMRPLALLQLVGPPVAHHVGGTLHAAFPDRFTVSDNLRRIAESGLPLLVDDELNPEIGKLLEVGSQPLTAEQVRQRALDALAQEIRLMLDEGVVAEAPDIDLCMILGAGWPFHLGGIIPYLDRSGTAERVTGRRFLPPGVASLPA from the coding sequence ATGACGACACTGGACAACCCCGCAGAGGTGGTCACCAAGGCCCTGGTCCGCGAGGTACGGGTGCCCGGCCTGGACCGGCCGGCCGCCCTGATCACCCTGGACAACGGCCTGGATCACCGCAAACCGAACACTCTCGGCCCGGCCGGCCTGGCCGAACTCGACACCGCGATCACCACCGCGCTCGCCGCCGAGCCGGCCTTCGTCGCGATCACCGGCAAGCCGTACGTCTTCTGCGTCGGCGCCGACCTGACCGGCATGCCGCTGCTCACCACCCGGGAGCAGGCGCTGGAGATCGGTCGGATGGGGCACCGGATCTTCGCCCGGCTACGCGACAGCGCGGTACCGACGTTCGCGTTCGTCAACGGCGCGGCGATGGGCGGCGGGCTGGAACTCGCGCTGCACTGCCACTACCGCACCCTGTCCGGTGGGGTCGCCGCGCTGGCGTTGCCCGAGGTGTCCCTCGGTCTGATCCCCGGCTGGGGCGGCACCCAACTGCTGCCCCACCTGATCGGCATTCCGGCCGCCGCCCAGGTGATCATCTCCAATCCGCTGACCCAGAACCGGATGCTCAAGGCCAGGCAGGCCGCCGAGATGGGTGTCGCGGACGTCCTGCTCGAGCCGGCGGATTTCCTGGAGCGGTCCCTGGAATGGGCCGCCGACGTGGTCCGGGGCGAGGTGTCCGTCACCCGGCCCGAGATCGACAAGGAGATGTGGGAGGGCGTGCTCTACTTCGCCCGCCACCAGCTCGACCAGCGGCTGCACGGCGCGGTGCCGTCCGCGTACCGGGCCCTCGACCTGCTCGCCCTGGCCAAGGAGGCGTCGTTCGCCGACGGCACCGCCGCCGAGGACGAGGCCCTGGCCGACCTGATCCTCTCCGAGGAGATGCGCGCCAGCCTGTACGCGTTCGACCTGGTGCAGCGGCGCGCCAAGCGACCGGTGGGCGCCCCGGACGCGGAGCTGGCCCGCCCCGTCACCAAGGTCGGCATCGTCGGTGCCGGTCTGATGGCATCCCAGCTGGCGTTGCTGTTCGCCCGCCGGTTGCAGGTGCCGGTGGTGCTGACCGACCTCGACCAGTCCCGGGTGGACGCGGGTGTCGGCTACGTGCACGCCGAGATCGAAAAGCAGGTCGGCAAGGGTCGGATGGACACCGGCACCGCCGCCAAGCTGCTCACCCTGGTCAGCGGCGCGGTCGACAAGTCCGCCTTCGCCGACGCCGACTTCGTCATCGAGGCGGTCTTCGAGGACCTCAAGGTCAAGAAGCAGGTGTGGGCGGAGGTGGAGGCAATCGTCGGACCGCAGACGATCCTGGCCACCAACACGTCGTCGTTGTCGGTCACCGAGATGGCCACCGACCTCGACCATCCGGAGCGGCTGGTCGGGTTCCACTTCTTCAACCCGGTGGCGGTGCTACCGCTGCTGGAGATCGTCCGCGGCGAACGGACCGACGACGCCACGCTGGCCACGGCGTTCGCCGTCGGCAAGGAGCTGCGCAAGTCCTGCGTGCTGGTGTCGGACGCGCCCGCCTTCGTGGTCAACCGGCTGCTGACCCGCTTCCTCGGCGAGATCCTCGCCGCGATCGACGCCGGTACGGATCCCCAGACCGCCGACGCCGCGGTGGATTCGCTCGGCCTGCCGATGCGGCCCCTGGCCCTGCTGCAACTGGTCGGTCCGCCGGTCGCCCACCACGTCGGCGGTACGCTGCACGCCGCGTTCCCGGACCGGTTCACGGTCAGCGACAACCTGCGCCGGATCGCCGAGTCCGGTCTGCCGCTGCTGGTCGACGACGAGCTCAACCCGGAGATCGGCAAGCTGCTGGAGGTCGGCTCGCAGCCGCTCACCGCCGAGCAGGTCCGGCAGCGGGCCCTGGACGCGCTGGCCCAGGAGATCCGGCTGATGCTCGACGAGGGCGTCGTGGCCGAAGCCCCTGACATCGACCTGTGCATGATCCTCGGTGCCGGATGGCCGTTCCACCTCGGCGGCATCATCCCCTACCTGGACCGCAGCGGTACCGCCGAGCGGGTCACCGGCCGACGTTTCCTGCCGCCCGGGGTGGCCAGCCTGCCGGCGTGA
- a CDS encoding HAMP domain-containing sensor histidine kinase — MLRTPRPTLRLRLTLFNGVLLIGTGAVFVLLSWLLVTDALRPADELAAGTVVVLADGRELDAGAWQESIIDGASRELLAKSLVALLAISVVGVVGAYAVVGRALRPLQQVTSTARRLGEQTLDQRIGYAGAGDEVAELADTFDDMLDRLSVAFEAQKRFVANASHELRTPLAVMRTEIDVTMADDDADLAEYKRMAMVVRDASERANGLFDALLVLASSEAQSGRRLVRKVPHDLAAGVCGALSAVRVETQRLKLDVRTALEPAGVIGDPSLLDRLAGNLIENAVRYNHLHGQLWVRTGQHGDQVHLVVGNTGFEVEQADVPGLFEPFRRGGRERTGARGSGLGLSIVRAVADAHGGTVYAVAQPGGGLEVTVTMPAAGPVAGAEPAIRAIRAS; from the coding sequence GTGCTTCGAACGCCACGTCCCACCTTGCGGTTGCGGCTGACCCTGTTCAACGGGGTGCTGCTGATCGGCACCGGCGCGGTCTTCGTCCTGCTGTCCTGGCTGCTGGTCACCGACGCCTTACGTCCGGCCGACGAACTCGCCGCCGGTACGGTCGTGGTGCTGGCCGACGGCCGCGAACTCGACGCCGGGGCCTGGCAGGAGAGCATCATCGACGGGGCGTCCCGGGAGTTGCTGGCCAAGTCGCTTGTCGCGTTGCTGGCGATCAGCGTGGTCGGCGTGGTGGGGGCGTACGCGGTGGTCGGCCGGGCGCTGCGACCGCTGCAGCAGGTCACCTCGACCGCCCGCCGGCTCGGCGAACAGACCCTGGACCAGCGGATCGGGTACGCCGGTGCCGGCGACGAGGTGGCCGAGTTGGCGGACACCTTCGACGACATGCTGGACCGGCTCAGCGTGGCGTTCGAGGCGCAGAAGCGGTTCGTCGCCAACGCCTCGCACGAGTTGCGAACGCCGCTGGCGGTGATGCGTACCGAGATCGACGTGACGATGGCCGACGACGACGCCGACCTGGCCGAGTACAAGCGGATGGCCATGGTGGTCCGCGACGCGTCCGAACGGGCCAACGGGCTGTTCGACGCGTTGCTGGTGCTGGCCAGCAGCGAGGCGCAGTCCGGTCGTCGGCTGGTCCGCAAGGTGCCGCACGACCTGGCGGCCGGGGTCTGCGGCGCCCTGTCGGCGGTACGCGTGGAGACGCAGCGGCTCAAACTGGACGTGCGCACCGCGCTCGAACCGGCCGGGGTGATCGGCGACCCGAGCCTGCTGGACCGGCTGGCGGGCAACCTGATCGAGAACGCCGTGCGCTACAACCATCTGCACGGGCAGCTCTGGGTCCGGACCGGGCAGCACGGCGATCAGGTGCACCTGGTGGTCGGCAACACCGGATTCGAGGTCGAGCAGGCCGACGTGCCAGGGCTGTTCGAGCCGTTCCGCCGGGGCGGCCGGGAACGGACCGGTGCCCGTGGCTCCGGGCTCGGCCTGTCGATCGTGCGGGCGGTGGCGGACGCGCACGGCGGCACCGTGTACGCGGTGGCCCAGCCCGGTGGCGGCCTGGAGGTGACGGTCACGATGCCGGCGGCCGGTCCGGTCGCCGGTGCCGAGCCCGCGATCCGCGCGATCCGGGCCAGCTGA
- a CDS encoding response regulator transcription factor yields the protein MRVLVVEDERNLADAIVRGLRRQGMAVDVAYDGSAGHEMAFVTRYDVVVLDRDLPGVHGDQICADLVSSGALTRVLMLTASGTVADRVEGLQLGADDYLPKPFAFTELVARVQALGRRATPPAPPVLAVADLTVDPARRVATRSGAPVDLTRKEFGVLEELVKARGAVVSSEELLERVWDANTDPFTTTVRVTVMTLRKKLGEPQLIETVVGAGYRVASPPEPDGIGS from the coding sequence GTGCGGGTGCTGGTGGTCGAGGACGAACGCAACCTCGCCGACGCGATCGTCCGTGGCCTGCGACGACAGGGCATGGCCGTCGACGTCGCCTACGACGGCTCCGCCGGCCACGAGATGGCCTTCGTGACCCGCTACGACGTGGTCGTTCTCGACCGGGACCTGCCCGGTGTGCACGGCGACCAGATCTGCGCGGACCTGGTGAGCTCGGGCGCGCTCACTCGGGTGCTGATGCTCACCGCCAGCGGTACGGTCGCTGACCGGGTCGAAGGACTGCAACTCGGCGCGGACGACTACCTGCCCAAGCCGTTCGCGTTCACCGAACTCGTCGCCCGGGTGCAGGCACTCGGGCGACGAGCCACGCCGCCCGCGCCGCCGGTGCTGGCCGTGGCCGACCTGACCGTCGACCCCGCCCGTCGGGTCGCCACCCGGTCCGGAGCCCCGGTCGATCTGACCCGCAAGGAGTTCGGCGTACTGGAGGAGCTGGTCAAGGCCCGGGGGGCGGTGGTGTCCAGCGAGGAACTGCTCGAACGGGTCTGGGACGCCAACACCGATCCGTTCACCACGACCGTACGGGTGACCGTGATGACGTTGCGCAAGAAGCTGGGGGAGCCGCAGCTGATCGAGACGGTGGTCGGGGCCGGATACCGGGTGGCCAGCCCGCCGGAACCCGACGGGATCGGATCGTGA
- the dxs gene encoding 1-deoxy-D-xylulose-5-phosphate synthase, with product MSQAEAGSDGRLLATVRTPQDVKRMSADELSLLAAEIRDFLVAKVSRTGGHLGPNLGVVELTLAMHRVFDSPRDRFLFDTGHQAYVHKILTGRQAGFDQLRQRDGLSGYPSQSESEHDLIENSHASTALSYADGLAKAYALRGEARNVVAVVGDGALTGGMCWEALNNIAGARNRLVIVVNDNGRSYAPTIGGLADHLAALRLNPGYEKVLDLVKESLGATPLVGRPMYEVLHAVKKGIKDAVAPQTMFEDLGIKYVGPIDGHDLAAVESALHRAKGFGGPVIVHAVTRKGYGYRPAEEDDADCLHGPSSAFDVQTGKLLAAPAVKWTHVFAEELVAIADERPDVVGITAAMAEPTGIAALARKYPQRVYDVGIAEQHATTSAAGLAMGGLHPVVAVYATFLNRAFDQVLLDVAMHKLPVTFVLDRAGVTGPDGPSHYGIWDMSVFGVVPGLRIAAPRDAATLREELREAVAVDDGPTVLRFPTGSVAADLPAVRRIGQVDVLVESDRRDVLLVAVGAFATMGVDVAARVAEQGYGVTVVDPRWVRPVADELVTLAAGHRLVVTVEDGVRTGGVGDAVAKALRDAQVQVPLRDLGVPADWHPHGTRAQILADLRLTAQDVARDVTGWISGLDDDATTTEVHSGDDGVVGAADDASRGTAAGRTSRRANGRS from the coding sequence ATGAGCCAGGCAGAGGCAGGATCCGACGGCCGGTTGCTGGCCACCGTACGCACCCCGCAGGACGTCAAGCGGATGTCCGCCGACGAGCTGTCGCTGCTCGCGGCGGAAATCCGGGACTTCCTGGTCGCGAAGGTCTCCCGTACCGGTGGGCACCTGGGTCCCAACCTCGGCGTGGTGGAGCTGACCCTCGCCATGCACCGGGTCTTCGACTCGCCCCGGGACCGGTTCCTGTTCGACACCGGTCACCAGGCGTACGTACACAAGATCCTCACCGGCCGGCAGGCCGGGTTCGACCAGCTCCGCCAGCGCGACGGCCTCTCCGGCTATCCCAGCCAGTCCGAGAGCGAGCACGATCTGATCGAGAACTCGCACGCCTCCACCGCCCTGTCCTACGCGGACGGGCTGGCCAAGGCGTACGCGTTGCGCGGTGAGGCCCGCAACGTCGTCGCCGTGGTCGGCGACGGGGCACTGACCGGTGGCATGTGCTGGGAGGCGCTGAACAACATCGCCGGGGCCCGCAACCGGCTCGTCATCGTGGTCAACGACAACGGCCGGTCGTACGCGCCGACCATCGGCGGGCTCGCCGACCACCTCGCCGCGCTGCGCCTCAACCCCGGCTACGAGAAGGTGCTCGACCTGGTCAAGGAGTCGCTCGGCGCGACCCCGCTGGTCGGTCGACCGATGTACGAGGTGCTGCACGCGGTCAAGAAGGGCATCAAGGACGCGGTCGCCCCGCAGACCATGTTCGAGGACCTCGGCATCAAGTACGTCGGCCCGATCGACGGCCACGACCTCGCCGCCGTCGAGTCGGCCCTGCACCGGGCCAAGGGCTTCGGCGGACCGGTGATCGTGCACGCGGTGACCCGCAAGGGCTACGGCTACCGGCCGGCCGAGGAGGACGACGCCGACTGCCTGCACGGGCCGAGCAGCGCGTTCGACGTGCAGACCGGCAAGCTGCTGGCCGCCCCGGCGGTGAAGTGGACGCATGTCTTCGCCGAGGAACTTGTGGCGATCGCCGACGAACGGCCCGACGTGGTCGGGATCACCGCGGCGATGGCCGAACCGACCGGGATCGCCGCGCTGGCCCGCAAGTACCCGCAGCGGGTGTACGACGTGGGCATCGCCGAGCAGCACGCCACCACCTCGGCCGCCGGGCTGGCGATGGGTGGGCTGCACCCGGTGGTGGCCGTCTACGCCACCTTCCTCAACCGGGCCTTCGACCAGGTGCTGCTCGACGTGGCGATGCACAAGCTTCCGGTCACCTTCGTCCTGGACCGGGCCGGGGTGACCGGTCCGGACGGGCCCAGCCACTACGGCATCTGGGACATGTCGGTGTTCGGGGTGGTGCCCGGCCTGCGCATCGCCGCTCCCCGGGACGCCGCCACCCTGCGGGAGGAGTTGCGGGAGGCGGTCGCCGTCGACGACGGCCCGACCGTGCTGCGCTTCCCGACCGGTTCGGTCGCCGCCGATCTACCGGCGGTACGGCGAATCGGTCAGGTGGACGTGCTCGTCGAGTCGGACCGTCGGGACGTGTTGCTTGTCGCGGTCGGCGCGTTCGCCACGATGGGCGTGGACGTCGCCGCCCGCGTCGCCGAGCAGGGCTACGGCGTCACGGTGGTGGATCCTCGCTGGGTCCGGCCGGTCGCCGACGAACTCGTCACCCTCGCCGCCGGGCACCGGCTGGTGGTCACCGTCGAGGACGGGGTCCGTACCGGCGGCGTCGGGGACGCCGTGGCCAAGGCGTTGCGCGACGCGCAGGTCCAGGTGCCCCTGCGTGACCTGGGCGTACCGGCGGACTGGCATCCGCATGGCACCCGCGCTCAGATCCTCGCCGATCTGCGACTGACCGCCCAGGACGTGGCGCGGGACGTGACCGGCTGGATCTCAGGTCTGGACGACGACGCCACGACCACCGAAGTGCACAGCGGTGACGACGGCGTCGTCGGCGCGGCCGACGACGCGTCCCGAGGTACGGCGGCCGGCCGGACCAGTCGCCGGGCCAACGGCCGGAGCTGA